Proteins from a genomic interval of Chitinophagales bacterium:
- a CDS encoding T9SS type A sorting domain-containing protein, which produces MRKLFTKWSRLFLCLLLPHFIHSQTPNYTANDFITPYNGAFRYGVNTGAYPGWLDTQLADISSGNPDLDIEGIGVNAFRPTLPEHFLEYWGYHIREDVFEYYQSIGIDDNTVFVGFPTEEHRDTTLYCPDAPTDLFANLYEPIWDNGEHGTPINEDNYYALYLYKMVPRYKNQVKFWEIWNEPDVNWGYDAIKPANEEGSWWVNDPPPCDFVLHAPVYNYIRMLRISYEVIKSIDPTAYVAIGGIGTYSFLDVILRNTDNPDEGNVHSDFPNKGGAYFDVLSYHSYPHHDGSLDYWDNSIMNFRYTRHSDAAAKSVIDRKKRFEETLLQHGYNGTTFPEKLWIITESNIPRESFNGSLGSMEAQRNFLMKTPILCQQNNILQYHIYALSEGGPWMATDAGFNAMGLYEPLSNLPVSQAKMYPSAIGYKTTSELLFGSQYDAAKTTDMKLPENVKGGAFEAANGDYIYALWAATETDQSEAASATYTFPESWKLLNLKQMEWDFGLTEAYSVVSSQKVELTATPIFLTTTGEDMTTSIEEHLSSIFDTKLFPNILRNKTLLQLQLKKNTTVSIDVFDLQGKRVQVLQQKTPFNRGFYQLEIDGKDWKNGVYFLGIEVEGKRKVLKVVKL; this is translated from the coding sequence GTGCGAAAACTTTTTACAAAATGGTCGAGGCTATTTCTATGCCTTTTGCTACCTCATTTCATACATTCCCAAACCCCTAATTACACCGCCAATGATTTCATCACCCCCTACAATGGCGCATTTCGTTATGGCGTAAATACAGGAGCTTACCCAGGATGGCTTGACACGCAATTAGCCGATATTTCGAGTGGCAATCCAGACTTAGATATTGAAGGAATAGGTGTAAATGCCTTTCGCCCAACGCTTCCTGAACATTTTCTCGAATATTGGGGCTACCACATTCGAGAAGATGTTTTTGAATATTACCAATCCATCGGTATTGACGACAACACTGTTTTCGTAGGTTTTCCGACCGAAGAACACCGAGACACAACGCTTTACTGCCCCGATGCACCCACCGATTTGTTCGCCAATCTGTATGAGCCAATTTGGGACAATGGCGAGCATGGAACGCCTATAAATGAGGACAATTATTACGCACTCTATCTCTACAAAATGGTGCCTCGCTACAAAAATCAGGTGAAGTTTTGGGAGATATGGAACGAGCCAGATGTCAATTGGGGCTACGATGCCATTAAGCCTGCAAACGAAGAAGGGAGTTGGTGGGTGAACGATCCGCCTCCTTGCGATTTTGTGCTTCATGCACCTGTGTATAATTACATTCGGATGCTGAGAATCAGCTATGAAGTCATCAAATCTATTGACCCAACGGCTTATGTGGCGATTGGAGGAATAGGAACATATAGTTTTTTAGATGTTATTTTGCGGAATACCGACAATCCTGATGAGGGCAATGTGCATTCCGATTTTCCGAACAAAGGGGGAGCGTATTTTGATGTGTTGAGCTACCACAGCTATCCACATCACGATGGAAGTTTGGATTATTGGGACAATTCCATTATGAATTTTCGCTACACCCGACATTCTGACGCTGCTGCAAAATCGGTGATAGACCGCAAAAAACGCTTTGAAGAAACGCTGCTGCAACACGGCTACAATGGCACGACTTTTCCCGAAAAACTGTGGATCATCACCGAATCCAACATCCCTCGTGAGTCCTTCAATGGCTCACTTGGTTCGATGGAGGCACAGCGAAATTTTTTGATGAAAACCCCCATCCTCTGCCAACAAAACAACATTCTGCAATACCATATTTACGCCCTCAGTGAAGGCGGTCCATGGATGGCTACCGATGCAGGCTTCAATGCCATGGGTCTCTACGAACCTTTGTCGAATCTGCCAGTATCGCAAGCCAAAATGTACCCTTCTGCGATTGGTTACAAAACGACTTCTGAATTGTTGTTTGGCAGTCAATACGATGCTGCAAAAACTACTGATATGAAACTGCCCGAAAACGTGAAAGGTGGAGCTTTCGAGGCTGCAAATGGCGACTATATCTATGCGCTTTGGGCTGCAACAGAAACCGACCAAAGCGAGGCGGCAAGCGCCACTTACACTTTTCCTGAATCATGGAAATTGCTCAATTTGAAGCAGATGGAATGGGATTTTGGTTTGACAGAGGCTTATTCAGTGGTATCGAGTCAAAAGGTGGAATTGACAGCTACACCCATTTTTTTGACAACAACGGGAGAGGATATGACGACTTCAATTGAAGAACATCTATCTTCAATTTTTGATACAAAATTGTTCCCCAATATTCTCAGAAACAAGACTTTACTGCAATTGCAGTTGAAGAAAAATACAACAGTGAGTATTGACGTTTTTGACCTTCAAGGCAAACGGGTTCAAGTTTTGCAGCAAAAAACCCCCTTCAATCGAGGTTTTTACCAGTTGGAGATAGATGGAAAGGATTGGAAAAACGGGGTGTATTTTTTGGGGATTGAAGTGGAGGGCAAAAGGAAGGTTTTGAAAGTAGTGAAACTTTAG
- a CDS encoding tetratricopeptide repeat protein: MANPVFAQSKKNKGKKDSQTASKISDTQNVQAQQLFFEGMTAILKDDVKAAKAAFSEVLKVDPKNDAAIYELAKIYFDAQDKDQALNYAKQAANLDASNKWYQFLHAETLAMNQQFDEAAKVYEEMVKKDNSNYEYYFDWGYMLIKANKMEEAIKVYDQIEAKIGVTENVSLQKQRLYIQTANIEGAIGELNKLITEFPKEARYYQLLAELYEQTGNGDKAIEVYKKLGEVSPDNPLSQLAMADYYKKEGDEKRYLETLELAFGNPELPIDLKAKIFYPYIEEIKGDAKNESKAEAFRLMEIIKEAHAKEPMTYALYGDLYYADKQMEKALEAFRQSAELDKKRLEVWQQVMLLQFEMHKYKDLTEDSKFVMELFPNQPMPYYFNGLAHTELKDYEQAIKVLKKGAMISVGNPQMRAQMYAILGENYNTLKDYENSDKYYEKGLEMSPSNATLMNNYAYFLSVRNEKLDEAEVMSKKSNELEPNNSSFLDTYGWIMYQKGNYEEAKKWLEKSLSASGGQSATTFEHLGDTLYQLGNIDAAVTNWEKAKALGGGSDLLQKKIADKKLYE; this comes from the coding sequence ATGGCTAACCCCGTCTTTGCTCAATCAAAAAAGAACAAGGGAAAAAAAGATTCGCAGACTGCATCCAAAATAAGTGATACACAAAATGTACAGGCACAGCAGTTGTTTTTTGAAGGCATGACTGCAATTTTGAAGGATGATGTCAAGGCAGCTAAAGCAGCTTTTTCGGAGGTATTGAAGGTAGATCCTAAAAATGATGCGGCGATTTATGAACTTGCCAAAATTTATTTTGATGCTCAGGACAAAGACCAGGCCTTGAATTATGCAAAACAGGCTGCAAATTTGGATGCAAGCAACAAATGGTACCAGTTTTTGCATGCCGAAACCTTGGCAATGAATCAACAGTTTGATGAGGCTGCAAAGGTGTATGAAGAAATGGTGAAGAAGGACAATAGCAACTATGAGTATTATTTTGATTGGGGATATATGCTGATTAAGGCCAATAAAATGGAGGAAGCGATTAAGGTGTATGACCAGATTGAAGCCAAGATTGGTGTGACTGAAAATGTGAGTTTGCAGAAACAACGACTGTATATTCAAACAGCGAATATAGAAGGAGCTATTGGTGAACTTAATAAACTGATTACTGAATTTCCGAAAGAGGCTCGCTATTATCAGCTATTGGCAGAACTGTATGAACAAACTGGAAATGGAGATAAAGCGATTGAAGTTTATAAAAAATTGGGAGAAGTCTCGCCTGACAATCCTTTGTCACAGTTGGCAATGGCAGATTATTACAAGAAAGAAGGAGATGAAAAACGCTATCTCGAAACTTTAGAATTGGCGTTTGGAAATCCTGAATTACCGATTGACTTGAAAGCCAAAATCTTCTATCCCTACATTGAAGAAATAAAAGGGGATGCCAAAAACGAATCGAAAGCGGAGGCGTTTAGGCTTATGGAAATCATCAAGGAAGCTCATGCAAAAGAACCCATGACGTATGCCTTGTATGGAGATTTGTATTATGCGGACAAGCAAATGGAGAAAGCGTTAGAAGCATTTCGTCAATCGGCAGAATTGGATAAAAAACGCTTAGAAGTTTGGCAGCAGGTGATGTTACTTCAATTTGAAATGCACAAATACAAAGATCTCACCGAAGACAGCAAATTCGTCATGGAATTGTTTCCCAATCAACCGATGCCTTATTATTTTAATGGCTTGGCACATACCGAATTGAAGGATTATGAGCAAGCTATCAAGGTATTGAAGAAAGGTGCGATGATCAGTGTCGGAAACCCGCAAATGCGTGCCCAGATGTACGCAATTCTGGGAGAAAATTACAATACGCTGAAAGACTACGAAAATTCAGACAAATACTATGAAAAAGGGCTGGAAATGAGTCCAAGCAATGCTACATTGATGAATAATTACGCTTACTTTTTGTCCGTGCGAAACGAAAAATTGGATGAGGCAGAGGTGATGTCCAAAAAATCAAACGAACTAGAACCCAATAACTCCTCTTTTCTGGATACCTATGGCTGGATAATGTATCAAAAAGGGAATTATGAGGAGGCTAAAAAATGGTTGGAGAAATCACTTTCAGCTTCTGGTGGTCAAAGTGCTACAACCTTTGAGCATTTAGGCGATACACTTTATCAACTCGGCAATATTGATGCCGCAGTGACTAATTGGGAAAAGGCCAAAGCCTTGGGTGGAGGCTCTGATTTGTTGCAGAAAAAAATTGCAGACAAGAAGTTGTACGAATAG
- a CDS encoding N(5)-(carboxyethyl)ornithine synthase, translating into MTLLTVGVFGTSRKKQERRVPIHPQQLEWIDEEVRKHLIFEEGYGLRFGMDDEELASLSGGVASRSALFEESDIVLLAKPIQADFDEMREGTIHWGWPHCVQQKEITQTAIDKKLTLIAWEAMHRWSRNGDWQMHIFHKNNEIAGYAGVYHAMNLVGIDGNYGPNLKAVVISFGSVSRGAIRALQARGVQDITVFTQRHYFLVADQMAGVNYYQFEEDETGDLVSIRPDQQSHPFYEELADADIIVNGILQDTDNPLMFVPKDKNETLKPGCLIVDVSCDEGMGFSFAKPTNFDNPMFKAGKVDYYAVDHTPSYLWNGASWEISNSLLPYLPLIMGGEESWETSETIRRAIEIKEGVIQNVKILSFQDRSEEYPHPVIS; encoded by the coding sequence ATGACATTACTTACAGTTGGCGTTTTTGGAACTTCAAGAAAAAAACAAGAAAGAAGAGTACCTATTCACCCCCAACAATTGGAATGGATAGACGAAGAAGTCAGAAAACACCTCATTTTTGAAGAAGGATATGGCCTAAGGTTTGGAATGGACGATGAGGAGTTGGCATCATTAAGTGGAGGAGTGGCAAGTCGTTCCGCACTTTTTGAAGAATCGGATATTGTTTTATTGGCAAAACCAATACAAGCAGACTTTGATGAAATGAGGGAAGGAACGATTCACTGGGGCTGGCCTCATTGTGTTCAGCAAAAAGAGATTACCCAAACTGCTATTGATAAAAAACTAACCCTCATTGCATGGGAGGCCATGCACCGTTGGTCCCGAAATGGAGATTGGCAAATGCACATTTTTCATAAGAACAATGAGATTGCAGGGTATGCAGGGGTTTACCATGCCATGAATTTGGTGGGAATTGATGGAAATTATGGGCCCAACCTCAAGGCGGTGGTTATCAGTTTTGGCTCAGTTAGTCGTGGTGCTATACGTGCATTGCAGGCAAGAGGAGTACAAGACATTACGGTGTTTACCCAAAGACATTATTTTTTGGTGGCCGACCAAATGGCGGGAGTCAATTATTACCAATTTGAAGAGGATGAAACGGGTGATTTGGTATCTATACGCCCTGACCAACAATCGCACCCATTTTATGAAGAATTGGCAGATGCGGATATTATTGTGAACGGCATTTTACAGGATACCGACAATCCTTTGATGTTTGTGCCAAAAGACAAAAATGAAACACTCAAGCCAGGTTGTTTGATTGTGGATGTGAGTTGTGATGAGGGTATGGGCTTTTCATTTGCCAAACCAACCAACTTCGACAACCCGATGTTTAAGGCTGGTAAAGTGGATTATTATGCCGTAGATCATACGCCTTCATACCTTTGGAATGGGGCTTCATGGGAAATCTCCAATAGTCTCTTGCCATACTTGCCACTCATTATGGGAGGAGAAGAAAGTTGGGAAACGAGCGAAACCATTAGAAGGGCTATTGAAATTAAAGAGGGGGTTATCCAAAATGTCAAAATTTTGTCTTTTCAGGATAGATCAGAGGAATACCCTCACCCCGTAATTTCTTAA
- a CDS encoding sugar phosphate nucleotidyltransferase, producing the protein MNLIIPMAERGAMLRPHTLTTPKPFIHIAGKPIIQRLVENIVEMCEEPIERIGFVIDNFGKEVETQLQNIARSVEAEGHIFYQEEKMGTAHAILCAQGLMNQPVLIAFADTLFKGKLNIEGEWDGIIWTCKVENPSEYGVVKLDGDNVITQFAEKPDEYVSDMAMIGVYYFKDGMFLKNELQYLLDNELSDSGQYFLTDALEMMNQKGAQFGVAIAEEWLDCGNKAALLHTNERILELNKEVEELIAPSTVIENTTIIEPCYIGLGVSLKNSVIGPFVSIEAETTIEDSIVRNSIIQSLSYIRHQVLSDSMIGNSVRLDGHPRILNVGDFSTQS; encoded by the coding sequence ATGAATTTAATTATACCCATGGCTGAACGAGGTGCAATGCTTCGTCCACATACATTGACAACTCCGAAGCCTTTTATACACATTGCAGGCAAGCCCATTATTCAACGTTTGGTAGAGAATATTGTGGAAATGTGTGAAGAACCTATCGAAAGAATTGGTTTTGTGATAGATAATTTCGGCAAAGAAGTAGAAACACAATTGCAGAATATCGCTCGAAGTGTTGAAGCAGAAGGGCATATTTTTTACCAAGAGGAAAAAATGGGGACGGCCCATGCCATTCTTTGCGCTCAAGGTTTGATGAACCAGCCTGTGCTGATTGCCTTTGCCGATACCCTCTTCAAAGGAAAGCTGAACATAGAAGGAGAATGGGACGGCATTATCTGGACTTGTAAAGTAGAAAATCCTAGTGAATATGGTGTCGTGAAATTGGATGGAGACAATGTCATTACACAATTTGCCGAAAAACCCGATGAGTATGTATCGGATATGGCAATGATTGGCGTTTATTACTTCAAAGATGGGATGTTTTTGAAAAATGAACTGCAATACCTTTTGGACAATGAATTGTCTGACAGTGGACAGTACTTTCTAACTGATGCGCTGGAGATGATGAACCAAAAAGGCGCACAATTTGGCGTAGCAATTGCAGAAGAATGGTTGGACTGTGGAAATAAAGCAGCACTTCTACATACGAATGAGCGTATTTTGGAGTTAAACAAAGAGGTAGAAGAACTGATTGCGCCTTCAACTGTTATAGAAAATACGACTATTATTGAACCCTGCTACATTGGACTTGGTGTATCCCTCAAAAATTCGGTGATTGGGCCATTTGTATCCATTGAAGCAGAAACGACAATTGAAGATTCCATAGTACGGAACAGCATTATTCAATCTCTTTCCTACATTCGCCATCAGGTTTTGAGTGATTCTATGATTGGCAATTCGGTGCGCCTTGATGGACACCCCAGAATACTCAATGTAGGTGACTTTTCAACACAATCGTAA
- a CDS encoding SDR family oxidoreductase → MNDSTYKINDLFSVEGKVALVTGGSRGIGLMIAHAYVSNGMKVYISSRKAEVCDSVAAELSKIGICISIPADLTTEEGRTTLVNGIKEREESLDVLVNNAGALWAAPFGEFPEDGYDRTMDINVKAIFLLTRDLLPLLEKNASTTEPARVINIGSIDGIRVPEVDNFAYGPSKAAVHHLTKVLAVRLAEKGITVNAIAPGPFESKMTEWMLNNMRPMIEAKCPLKRIGNPTDMAGLAIYLASKASSYLNGVIIPLDGGISIK, encoded by the coding sequence ATGAACGATTCAACATACAAAATCAATGACTTATTCTCCGTTGAAGGAAAAGTAGCCTTGGTGACAGGCGGTTCTCGCGGCATCGGATTGATGATTGCCCATGCTTATGTCAGCAATGGAATGAAGGTCTATATCTCTTCTCGCAAAGCCGAAGTATGTGATTCTGTTGCAGCAGAATTGTCCAAAATCGGTATCTGTATTTCCATTCCTGCCGACCTAACTACCGAAGAAGGGCGTACAACCTTGGTGAATGGAATCAAGGAAAGAGAAGAATCATTGGATGTATTGGTAAACAATGCTGGGGCATTGTGGGCGGCTCCGTTTGGAGAATTTCCCGAAGATGGTTATGATAGGACGATGGATATCAATGTGAAAGCAATTTTTCTATTGACCCGTGATTTGCTTCCTCTACTCGAAAAAAACGCTTCAACGACCGAACCTGCAAGGGTTATCAACATTGGCTCGATTGACGGAATCCGTGTTCCAGAAGTGGATAACTTCGCCTATGGTCCGAGCAAAGCGGCAGTGCATCACCTCACCAAAGTTTTGGCAGTTCGTTTGGCAGAAAAAGGCATTACCGTCAATGCGATTGCCCCAGGCCCTTTTGAAAGCAAAATGACAGAATGGATGCTCAACAATATGCGCCCTATGATTGAAGCAAAATGCCCTCTCAAGCGCATTGGCAATCCGACAGACATGGCAGGTTTGGCGATTTATTTGGCTTCAAAGGCCAGTAGTTATTTGAATGGGGTCATTATTCCTTTGGATGGAGGGATTTCGATAAAATAG
- the dut gene encoding dUTP diphosphatase, whose product MIVKIVNKSNNPLPKYETSGSAGMDVRAFLEEDMTIAPHERKLIPTGLYVSLPVGYEMQIRARSGLAYKKGLILPNAPGTVDSDYRGHVHVILANISTETHTIQNGDRIAQLVFAKYEQVTWKEVEILDETERGEGGFGSTGV is encoded by the coding sequence ATGATAGTAAAAATAGTCAATAAATCCAATAATCCATTGCCGAAATACGAAACGTCGGGTTCGGCAGGTATGGATGTTCGGGCATTTTTGGAGGAAGATATGACAATTGCTCCACATGAACGAAAGCTGATTCCTACGGGTTTGTATGTATCGCTGCCAGTAGGTTACGAAATGCAGATTCGTGCGAGAAGTGGATTGGCCTACAAAAAAGGCTTGATTTTGCCTAATGCGCCAGGTACGGTAGATTCTGATTATCGAGGTCATGTTCATGTTATTTTGGCAAATATTTCAACAGAAACGCACACGATTCAAAATGGCGACCGTATTGCACAATTGGTGTTTGCCAAATACGAACAGGTTACTTGGAAAGAAGTAGAAATTTTGGATGAAACGGAAAGAGGAGAAGGAGGATTTGGCAGTACAGGCGTTTAG
- a CDS encoding LUD domain-containing protein, with amino-acid sequence MSELSKMKILHRIQAALKQSTSKPYPDFQRPASFYQTPEGDIPLAVMFAEEFTKVSGKFVYCESEGIFLNTITELAHTEGWTYLYCWEENLQEIFEEMDFRNCRIGRNLEKSHAGLTLCECLIARTGTIILSSAQASGRQLSIFPPIHLVVAYTSQLWYDIGEGLTLIQQKYGLNMPSMISLATGPSRTADIEKTLVLGAHGPKEVYLFLIEDEI; translated from the coding sequence ATGAGTGAATTATCCAAAATGAAAATCTTGCACCGAATCCAAGCTGCATTGAAACAATCTACCTCCAAACCGTATCCTGATTTTCAACGTCCTGCGTCTTTTTACCAAACACCCGAAGGGGATATACCCTTAGCTGTCATGTTTGCAGAAGAATTCACCAAAGTATCAGGGAAGTTTGTTTATTGCGAAAGTGAAGGCATTTTTTTGAACACCATCACCGAATTGGCTCATACAGAAGGGTGGACGTATTTGTATTGTTGGGAAGAAAACCTTCAGGAAATTTTTGAAGAAATGGACTTTCGCAATTGCAGAATCGGGCGAAATCTCGAAAAATCCCATGCAGGACTAACGCTTTGTGAATGTTTGATTGCCCGCACAGGCACGATTATTCTTTCATCCGCTCAAGCAAGCGGCCGTCAATTGAGCATTTTTCCGCCCATTCATTTAGTGGTAGCCTACACTTCACAATTGTGGTATGACATTGGCGAAGGTTTGACCTTGATTCAGCAAAAATATGGTCTCAATATGCCTTCTATGATTAGCTTGGCAACAGGGCCGAGTAGAACGGCAGATATCGAAAAAACGTTGGTCTTAGGAGCGCATGGACCAAAAGAAGTGTATCTGTTTTTGATTGAAGATGAAATCTAA
- a CDS encoding aldehyde dehydrogenase, translated as MLKPKKEDKYLKNYIDGDFHAPISQNYLDNYSPAIGQVYSYIPDSDERDVDLAVEAAQKAFPMWSNTTLETRSRILLRVADLIEQNIEGLALAETEDNGKPLSLSSTVDIPRAASNFRFFATAILHFASESHAMGSEAINYTLRKPLGVVGCISPWNLPLYLFTWKIAPALAAGNTVVAKPSEVTPRTAFLFSEICQEAGLPEGVLNIVHGAGQKAGRAIVMHPDIKAISFTGSTRAGKEIAQTAAPMFKKLSLELGGKNPNIIFADCDFQQMLTTTIRSSFSNQGQICLCGSRIFVQRPIYERFKTEFTAKTYLLKVGDPMEENTHIGALVSKGHMDKILYYIDLAEKEGGTILVGGKQAHPKGRCSEGWFVEPTVIEGLAHDCRTNQEEIFGPVVTIMPFDTEDEVIRYANSTEYGLAATVWTSNLQKAHRVADRLQSGIVWVNCWMIRDLRTPFGGVKNSGVGREGGWEALRFFTEPKNICVKL; from the coding sequence ATGCTCAAACCTAAAAAAGAAGACAAATACCTCAAAAATTACATAGACGGTGATTTTCATGCTCCAATTTCTCAAAATTACTTAGACAATTATAGTCCTGCAATTGGACAAGTCTATTCCTATATTCCCGATTCCGATGAAAGGGATGTGGATTTGGCAGTGGAGGCAGCACAAAAGGCGTTTCCGATGTGGTCCAATACAACCTTGGAAACACGCTCACGGATATTGTTGCGGGTAGCGGATTTGATTGAACAAAATATTGAAGGTCTGGCTTTGGCTGAAACAGAGGACAATGGCAAACCTTTGTCGCTTTCTTCAACGGTGGATATACCGAGAGCAGCGTCTAATTTTCGGTTTTTTGCGACTGCCATTTTGCATTTTGCATCTGAATCTCATGCTATGGGTTCGGAAGCCATCAACTATACTTTGCGGAAGCCTCTGGGAGTTGTGGGTTGTATTTCGCCGTGGAATTTGCCATTGTATTTGTTCACTTGGAAAATTGCGCCTGCGTTGGCTGCTGGGAATACAGTAGTCGCTAAACCCTCGGAAGTGACTCCTCGCACTGCTTTTTTGTTTTCTGAGATTTGTCAAGAAGCAGGCCTACCAGAAGGGGTTTTGAATATTGTACATGGGGCAGGACAAAAGGCAGGTCGGGCGATTGTGATGCACCCAGACATTAAAGCGATTTCGTTTACGGGCAGCACAAGGGCAGGTAAGGAAATTGCTCAAACTGCAGCACCGATGTTCAAAAAGTTGTCTTTGGAGCTGGGGGGGAAAAACCCAAATATCATCTTTGCAGATTGTGATTTTCAGCAGATGCTCACAACTACTATTCGTTCTTCTTTCAGCAATCAAGGACAGATTTGTTTGTGCGGTTCTCGCATTTTTGTGCAAAGACCTATATACGAACGCTTCAAAACTGAGTTTACTGCCAAGACCTACTTATTGAAGGTAGGTGATCCGATGGAAGAAAACACGCATATTGGCGCATTGGTATCGAAGGGTCATATGGATAAGATACTGTATTATATAGATTTAGCAGAAAAAGAAGGTGGTACGATTTTGGTGGGAGGTAAGCAGGCTCACCCTAAAGGCCGTTGTAGTGAGGGCTGGTTTGTAGAACCAACGGTGATTGAAGGTTTGGCGCATGATTGCCGCACGAATCAAGAAGAAATTTTTGGCCCTGTGGTGACTATTATGCCTTTTGATACAGAAGATGAAGTGATTCGATATGCAAATAGTACGGAATATGGTTTGGCGGCAACGGTTTGGACTTCCAATTTGCAGAAGGCGCATCGGGTGGCAGATCGTTTGCAGAGTGGTATTGTGTGGGTAAATTGTTGGATGATACGAGATTTACGAACTCCTTTTGGGGGAGTGAAAAATTCGGGAGTCGGACGAGAAGGAGGATGGGAAGCCCTTCGGTTTTTTACCGAACCCAAGAATATTTGCGTCAAACTTTAA